TGTAGAGCGCAATTTAATCTGATTCCCTGAAGCATCATCCACACGTTTTGCATCATTGGTCGATAGTTCAAACTCAATTCTGTGGAATTATTGTAAGATGGAAGAAGTGATATGTCTGAAATTCAGAGTGGAGCCATACTCCCACGGTACGTCCCCGGCCATCAACCAGTCCCCCTCCTGGTCTTGATAAGTGACAACATGGCGAGCCTGCTTCTCCCCAAGAACCACTCGGTGATCACGGCCGACAGTATCCGGATCTAGATTGAAAAACAAACTGAATATCAGAGAAGAAGTAGTACATGATCGATGGACGGACAGTTAAATTTTGTTGTGGTGATTTATATGAATGTTATTAGGCGCGTACGTACGTATGATGGAGGCCTTGAACATGCGGCCTAGGACGGCGAGGAGTCTGTCGTAGCCGtccagcagcagcagatccagctTCCGGCCGATGGGGACGCCCTCCATGTACACCTTCACAAACAGCGACCGCtgcccatggccgccgccgcctcctcctctctggtGCGCCGGATCAGACGACGGCGCCGTTggcctcatcgtcgtcgtcgtcgtcagggtGCTCCTAAGAAACGGGTTGATCGATGCATCGGTTGATGTGCAGAGAGGAGCCAGAGACCGACCGATGCAAATGATGAACAAGAAGGTTAAATTTTTAGATAAAATTACGAGTCTGTAGAGAGACCTTGGAGTGGAAGCGGAGACGCCGTCGGccgtgtggaaggaggaggagcatGACCGCAGGCTGAGCCCGAGGTGAAGGTCCGTGCTTAGGCCCCTGCCGATCGCCGGCCGGTAGCAGGACGACGCCGTGGAGACTGTCGCCCGCGGCCCGCCGGCGCCGCAGCTGTCCATGGAAGAAGAGGGGGCCGACGAGGACGACTCGCTCGCCGCCTTGCACTCCATCAGAcaagagtagagagagagagagagagaaaggaggagAGCGGTGGCATAAGGAAGGCTGAGGTTTATATGGCCGTGTGTACGAATGGAGGTGGCTTTAGCAGTGACCGTGCGTGACTTTTTCTTGTTTCTTTTCGTTTCTTTGCGTCCGTGATCTAGGCAGGACTTCACGTGACGGTGGAGAATGTCGGGTCGTTACGGTGTGCACTCGAGTGCACGGCAACGTGACCTGCCACCGCCGAGATCTCCTGTGAACGTACCCTGCTGGCCCCGTTGCCGTTGCCATTCGTCAACTCATCACTCCACCAACCAACACGTTGGTCCTCATGATCCAGATCACCAACTACACTCAT
The sequence above is a segment of the Triticum dicoccoides isolate Atlit2015 ecotype Zavitan chromosome 1A, WEW_v2.0, whole genome shotgun sequence genome. Coding sequences within it:
- the LOC119364246 gene encoding auxin-responsive protein IAA8-like — encoded protein: MECKAASESSSSAPSSSMDSCGAGGPRATVSTASSCYRPAIGRGLSTDLHLGLSLRSCSSSFHTADGVSASTPRSLYRLVILSKNLTFLFIICIGRSLAPLCTSTDASINPFLRSTLTTTTTMRPTAPSSDPAHQRGGGGGGHGQRSLFVKVYMEGVPIGRKLDLLLLDGYDRLLAVLGRMFKASIIHPDTVGRDHRVVLGEKQARHVVTYQDQEGDWLMAGDVPWELFLAGVKKLKIARVDSSTSD